The following are from one region of the Verrucomicrobiota bacterium genome:
- a CDS encoding trypsin-like peptidase domain-containing protein, translated as MKLGGTVATVGFPKLGLQGFAPKLAKGEIASLSGAGDDARYFQISVPVQPGNLGGALVDERGNVVGVVSAKLSARAGRCRRM; from the coding sequence GTGAAGTTGGGCGGCACGGTGGCCACGGTGGGTTTTCCCAAACTCGGCTTGCAAGGGTTCGCGCCCAAGCTGGCCAAGGGCGAGATCGCGTCGCTGTCCGGCGCGGGGGATGACGCGCGGTATTTCCAGATCAGCGTGCCGGTGCAGCCGGGCAATTTGGGCGGGGCGTTGGTGGACGAGCGGGGCAACGTGGTGGGGGTGGTGTCGGCCAAGTTGAGCGCGCGGGCGGGGCGTTGCCGGAGAATGTGA
- a CDS encoding type II toxin-antitoxin system PemK/MazF family toxin produces the protein MAIERGDICLVDLNPVQGREQAGRRPVLVLSVNAINKLPLVVTVVIGTKGENVERDYPTNVRIPAAESGLPMETVFLCFQLRSLDPARFAGVPAGKVSGVTLQRVENTVRHCLGL, from the coding sequence ATGGCCATCGAGCGCGGTGACATTTGCTTGGTGGACCTCAATCCGGTGCAAGGCCGGGAACAAGCGGGACGCAGGCCGGTTTTGGTTCTCTCCGTCAACGCCATCAACAAACTGCCGCTGGTCGTCACCGTCGTCATCGGCACGAAAGGCGAAAATGTGGAGCGCGATTATCCCACCAACGTCCGCATTCCCGCCGCCGAAAGCGGCCTGCCGATGGAAACGGTTTTCCTCTGCTTCCAACTCCGCTCGCTTGACCCCGCGCGGTTCGCTGGCGTGCCCGCCGGAAAAGTTTCCGGGGTGACACTGCAAAGAGTTGAAAACACCGTCCGCCACTGCCTCGGTTTGTAA
- the cysC gene encoding adenylyl-sulfate kinase yields MSISQTAPTEQLKIVIVGHVDHGKSTFVGRLFHDTGSLPEGKLEQLQKVAERRGVPFEWANLMDALQSERDQNITIDTAQIWFHTPKRQYVIIDAPGHKEFLKNMITGAANAEAALLLIDAHEGVQENSRRHGYLLNLLGIRQIAVLVNKMDLENYSESRFKQIETEYRAYLQNIGVEPKVFIPIAAKHGDNIASLSKNMSWWKGQTVLQALDEFKVTDRPDNQPLRFPIQDVYRFDDRRILAGRVEAGSIKVGDRLLFAPSNKTSTVKTIERWNAPTTTSAHVGESIGITLTEQIFVERGAIAALETAPPYELTRFEARLFWLGRAPFAKGKVYKLKLATQEMDCEIESIEKVIDASTLETVSRANNEIFVGRHEVAELTLRTKRPVAFDAHSEIVPTGRFVIVDGFEVCGGGIIADGNYPRRTADSLHKSHNIYWSHGKVTAQQRAMRNKHSGCVLWLTGLSGSGKSSIATELERELFNLGQHAYVLDGDNMRHGLCSDIGFSPADRKENIRRVGEVAKLFADAGMICITAFISPYRSDRDLVRTIMKGGRFIEVYVNAPIEVCEQRDPKGLYAKARANEIKNFTGVSAPYEAPSNPEIELHTDKLSVPESVAKVLEFLHVQEDDTMVSI; encoded by the coding sequence ATGAGCATCTCTCAAACCGCTCCGACTGAACAACTCAAGATTGTCATCGTCGGCCACGTGGATCACGGCAAGTCCACGTTCGTCGGCCGGCTCTTCCACGACACCGGTTCGCTGCCGGAAGGCAAATTGGAGCAGCTTCAAAAAGTCGCCGAGCGGCGTGGCGTACCGTTCGAATGGGCGAACCTCATGGACGCGCTTCAATCGGAGCGCGACCAGAACATCACCATCGACACCGCCCAAATCTGGTTTCACACACCCAAGCGGCAATACGTCATCATCGACGCGCCAGGCCACAAGGAGTTTTTGAAGAACATGATCACCGGCGCCGCCAATGCCGAAGCCGCGCTGCTGCTCATCGACGCTCACGAAGGCGTGCAGGAAAACTCCCGTCGCCACGGCTATCTCCTGAACCTGCTCGGCATCCGGCAAATTGCAGTGCTCGTGAACAAAATGGATTTGGAGAATTACAGCGAATCCAGATTTAAGCAGATCGAGACTGAGTATCGCGCCTATCTTCAAAACATCGGCGTCGAACCAAAGGTCTTCATTCCCATTGCGGCCAAGCACGGTGACAACATCGCATCGTTGAGCAAGAACATGTCGTGGTGGAAAGGGCAGACCGTGTTGCAGGCATTGGACGAATTCAAGGTTACCGACCGGCCCGACAACCAACCACTCCGTTTTCCGATTCAAGACGTCTATCGTTTCGACGACCGCCGAATCCTCGCCGGTCGCGTGGAGGCAGGTTCGATCAAAGTTGGCGACCGACTGCTGTTCGCGCCGAGTAACAAGACCAGCACGGTCAAGACCATAGAACGCTGGAACGCTCCGACCACGACTTCTGCCCATGTCGGCGAATCCATCGGCATCACGCTCACCGAACAAATCTTTGTGGAACGAGGCGCCATCGCCGCCCTGGAAACCGCGCCACCTTATGAACTGACGCGGTTTGAGGCCCGTCTGTTCTGGCTGGGTCGCGCGCCGTTCGCCAAAGGCAAGGTTTACAAACTCAAACTCGCCACCCAGGAAATGGATTGCGAAATCGAGTCGATTGAGAAAGTCATTGATGCCTCAACCCTTGAAACCGTTTCGCGCGCCAACAACGAAATCTTCGTGGGCCGTCATGAAGTTGCGGAGTTGACGCTGCGCACCAAGCGTCCCGTTGCCTTCGACGCTCACTCCGAAATTGTGCCAACCGGTCGTTTCGTGATCGTTGATGGGTTTGAAGTCTGTGGCGGCGGCATCATCGCCGATGGCAATTATCCGCGTCGCACAGCGGACTCGCTGCACAAAAGCCACAACATCTACTGGAGTCACGGCAAAGTGACCGCGCAACAGCGCGCCATGCGCAACAAACATTCCGGCTGCGTCCTCTGGCTCACCGGCCTGTCGGGTTCCGGCAAGTCGAGCATCGCCACCGAGTTGGAGCGCGAATTGTTCAACCTGGGACAACATGCTTACGTGCTCGACGGCGACAACATGCGCCACGGTCTTTGCTCCGACATCGGTTTTTCGCCGGCTGACCGCAAGGAAAACATCCGGCGCGTGGGCGAAGTGGCCAAGCTGTTTGCCGACGCCGGGATGATTTGCATCACGGCATTCATTTCGCCGTATCGCTCCGACCGCGATCTTGTCCGAACAATTATGAAAGGGGGGCGGTTCATCGAAGTTTATGTGAACGCGCCCATCGAAGTCTGCGAACAGCGCGATCCCAAGGGCCTTTACGCGAAGGCCCGCGCCAACGAGATCAAGAATTTCACCGGAGTTTCCGCCCCTTACGAAGCGCCGTCGAACCCGGAAATTGAATTGCACACGGACAAATTGTCCGTTCCCGAATCGGTCGCCAAAGTTCTGGAATTTCTCCACGTGCAGGAAGACGACACGATGGTTTCGATCTGA
- a CDS encoding sulfate adenylyltransferase subunit 2 has product MDYLSKLENQSIYIMREAFNKFEHLAMLWSIGKDSTVLLWLARKAFFGHVPFPLVHVDTTYKIPSMIEYRDKLVKDWKLQLVVGKNEEALKSGVTYPNGKATRVECCGTLKKDALKAVLEKHNYTGVIVGVRRDEEPTRAKERYFSPRDKNMEWNVEDQPPELWDQFKTDFQKGTHIRIHPLLHWTELNIWEYIEREDMPVIPLYFANGKGERFRSIGCYPCTFPIKSNARNVREIIEELRTTKTSERAGRAQDKESEDAFEKLRRDGYM; this is encoded by the coding sequence ATGGACTATCTCTCCAAACTCGAAAACCAGAGCATCTACATCATGCGCGAGGCGTTCAACAAATTTGAACATCTCGCCATGCTTTGGAGCATCGGCAAGGACTCCACCGTGTTGCTCTGGCTTGCCCGCAAGGCCTTCTTCGGCCACGTCCCGTTTCCGCTCGTCCACGTCGATACGACCTACAAGATTCCGTCAATGATCGAATACCGCGACAAGCTCGTGAAAGATTGGAAGCTTCAGCTCGTCGTCGGCAAGAACGAGGAAGCCCTCAAGAGCGGCGTCACTTACCCGAACGGCAAAGCCACGCGCGTCGAATGTTGCGGTACTCTCAAGAAGGATGCCCTCAAGGCCGTGCTCGAAAAGCATAATTACACCGGCGTCATTGTCGGCGTTCGCAGGGATGAAGAACCGACCCGCGCCAAGGAACGTTACTTCAGTCCGCGCGACAAGAACATGGAATGGAACGTCGAAGACCAGCCGCCCGAATTGTGGGATCAGTTCAAGACCGATTTCCAAAAGGGTACGCACATCCGCATCCATCCGCTGCTGCACTGGACCGAGTTGAACATCTGGGAATACATCGAGCGCGAAGATATGCCCGTCATTCCGCTCTATTTCGCCAATGGCAAAGGCGAGCGATTTCGTTCGATTGGTTGCTATCCGTGCACCTTTCCGATCAAGTCGAACGCGCGGAACGTCCGGGAAATCATCGAGGAACTGCGGACCACGAAAACATCCGAACGCGCCGGCCGCGCGCAGGACAAGGAGAGCGAAGATGCCTTCGAAAAACTGCGCCGTGATGGCTACATGTAA
- a CDS encoding phosphoadenylyl-sulfate reductase, protein MLTSAEVRSLDQRFDSLPTEEILAWASKRFGSRAAIGTSFQGAGLVMMHLAKQNNLRFPVFTLDTGLLFEETLDLQKRLEDFFGYKIESLVPELTVEQQAEAQGPELWKRDPDLCCTVRKVLPLQNKLAELDCWITGLRRQQSDTRAKIGIIEVYVFDEAAGRDIVKLNPMANWSREAVWNYIRDHKIPYNPLHDRGYHSIGCRPCTVKTFNGDNERAGRWIGFNKVECGIHTFMSKKIDFQI, encoded by the coding sequence ATGCTAACTTCTGCTGAAGTCCGTTCGCTTGACCAGCGTTTCGACAGCTTGCCGACCGAGGAAATCCTCGCGTGGGCGTCGAAACGTTTTGGTTCGCGCGCGGCCATTGGCACAAGTTTTCAAGGCGCGGGCTTGGTGATGATGCACCTCGCCAAACAGAACAATTTGCGCTTTCCCGTTTTCACACTGGACACCGGCCTGCTCTTTGAAGAAACACTCGACCTCCAGAAGCGGCTCGAAGATTTCTTCGGTTACAAAATCGAATCACTCGTGCCGGAACTGACCGTCGAACAACAAGCCGAAGCCCAAGGCCCGGAGCTTTGGAAGCGCGACCCCGATCTCTGCTGCACGGTCCGAAAAGTTCTGCCGCTGCAAAACAAACTTGCCGAACTCGATTGCTGGATCACCGGCCTGCGACGGCAACAGTCCGACACGCGCGCGAAGATTGGGATCATCGAAGTGTATGTTTTCGACGAGGCTGCCGGACGCGACATCGTGAAACTCAATCCGATGGCCAACTGGTCACGCGAAGCCGTTTGGAATTACATTCGCGATCACAAGATCCCCTACAATCCGCTGCATGACCGCGGCTATCACTCCATTGGCTGTAGGCCCTGCACGGTCAAAACCTTCAACGGCGACAATGAGCGCGCCGGACGTTGGATTGGCTTTAACAAAGTCGAATGTGGTATTCATACATTCATGTCGAAGAAAATTGATTTTCAAATCTGA
- a CDS encoding NADPH-dependent assimilatory sulfite reductase hemoprotein subunit, whose translation MIDPPAQTKPTHNELIKAANPTLAGNIAQTLADPNADRFSEDDAQFLKFHGIYQQDDRDQRKVGKKYMFMVRGRLPGGVVPASLFLLFDRLSADYANNTLRVTSRQGFQFHGVVKNGLGKLIKGINEALATTLAACGDVNRNVMAPSTPATSRLVERVQEDARRISKALLPSTRAYHQIWVEGVELNLSNETSKDFVDPLYGKTYLPRKFKTAFAIPPLNDIDIFSNCIGFVAIGEGDRLLGYNFLAGGGMGMSHGNKQTFPRLADVIGFIKPEHVEVVAKAAVTIHRDWGDRTNRKHARLKYVLKDHGVEWFRNEIEQRAGFKLEPARPFEFTKQGDLFGWHQKTDGNYFLGLYVETGRIKDTARQQLKTSLRRIVEQFQSEIRLTPSQNLLLNNVLPAQRDAITRILTDHGIPVENQATVIRRASMACPALPTCGLALAEAERALPDVLTRIEQLLAELNLEDEEIIIRMTGCPNGCARPYTAEIGFVGKSPNKYQIYLGGNESCTRLNRLFKDTVKGEDIVNELRPVLSRYAQERTGGERFGDWCDRVLWQETAAAQN comes from the coding sequence ATGATTGATCCTCCAGCGCAAACAAAACCGACGCACAACGAGCTTATCAAAGCGGCCAATCCCACGTTGGCGGGAAATATTGCTCAGACGCTTGCCGACCCGAACGCGGACCGGTTTTCCGAGGACGACGCGCAATTCCTGAAGTTTCATGGTATTTACCAGCAGGACGACCGGGATCAGCGCAAGGTTGGCAAGAAATACATGTTCATGGTTCGCGGTCGATTGCCCGGTGGCGTTGTACCCGCTTCTTTGTTTCTACTTTTTGATCGCCTGTCGGCAGACTACGCAAACAACACCTTGCGTGTCACTTCGCGTCAAGGGTTTCAATTTCACGGCGTGGTGAAGAACGGCTTGGGAAAACTTATCAAGGGAATTAACGAAGCCTTGGCAACCACCTTGGCCGCCTGCGGGGATGTGAACCGGAACGTAATGGCGCCGTCGACTCCAGCCACGAGTCGTTTGGTCGAACGCGTTCAGGAAGACGCCCGTCGGATTTCCAAAGCACTCCTGCCTTCGACTCGCGCCTATCATCAAATCTGGGTGGAAGGGGTCGAACTAAACTTGTCCAACGAGACATCAAAAGATTTTGTGGATCCGCTCTACGGCAAGACTTATCTACCTCGCAAATTCAAAACCGCGTTCGCCATTCCGCCCCTCAACGATATTGATATTTTTTCTAACTGCATTGGCTTTGTCGCCATTGGGGAGGGCGACAGATTGTTGGGCTACAATTTTCTGGCGGGCGGTGGCATGGGCATGAGTCACGGCAATAAACAAACTTTTCCACGCTTGGCCGATGTCATCGGCTTCATCAAGCCGGAACACGTCGAAGTCGTAGCCAAAGCCGCTGTTACCATTCATCGCGATTGGGGCGATCGCACCAATCGCAAACATGCCCGCCTCAAGTACGTCCTCAAAGATCATGGAGTCGAGTGGTTCCGCAATGAGATTGAGCAACGTGCCGGTTTCAAGCTTGAGCCAGCCCGACCGTTCGAATTCACGAAACAGGGTGACCTCTTCGGTTGGCATCAGAAAACCGACGGAAATTATTTCCTCGGCCTTTATGTCGAAACCGGGCGCATCAAAGACACAGCCAGGCAACAACTCAAAACTTCATTGCGCAGGATTGTTGAGCAATTCCAGTCTGAAATACGCCTGACGCCATCGCAGAATTTACTTCTTAACAATGTGCTTCCCGCTCAACGCGACGCCATCACGAGAATCCTGACCGACCACGGCATCCCAGTCGAAAACCAAGCCACGGTCATCCGGCGCGCCTCGATGGCGTGCCCGGCTTTGCCCACTTGCGGGCTTGCCCTCGCCGAAGCGGAGCGAGCCCTGCCGGACGTGCTGACCCGGATTGAGCAATTACTGGCCGAGTTGAATTTGGAGGATGAAGAGATCATTATTCGCATGACCGGTTGCCCGAACGGCTGTGCGCGCCCGTATACGGCGGAAATCGGATTCGTCGGCAAGTCACCAAACAAATATCAAATCTATTTGGGCGGCAATGAATCCTGCACCCGCCTCAACCGCCTCTTCAAGGACACCGTCAAGGGCGAGGACATCGTCAACGAACTGCGTCCCGTGCTGAGCCGTTACGCTCAGGAACGCACAGGCGGCGAACGCTTCGGTGATTGGTGCGATCGCGTGCTGTGGCAAGAAACCGCGGCCGCTCAGAATTAA